The following coding sequences lie in one Pseudoxanthomonas sp. SE1 genomic window:
- a CDS encoding lipid-binding SYLF domain-containing protein, protein MNRTSRRLLPPTALALAAALFAGQAIAGPKEDERANNAVRVLNEIQRIPENGIPDKLLDEGKAIIVIPDTLKAGLVIGGRRGHGLMSVKNPDGSWSQPVFIKLTGGSIGFQAGVQSSDVVLVFRNDRSLDSIVNGKFTLGADAGVAAGPVGRNASAATDGQLKAEIWSWSRARGLFAGVALDGAVLQIDDDANTSVYGSAATPRAIFESRAGQPSSAVVGFRDQLEEVTELARGNRGTTGATAQVAAHAPAPVTAPVVVEAPAQTQGFEPVQDGEVRTEPLDGTP, encoded by the coding sequence ATGAACCGCACGTCCCGCCGCCTGCTGCCGCCCACCGCCCTCGCGCTCGCCGCCGCCCTGTTCGCCGGGCAGGCCATCGCAGGTCCGAAAGAGGATGAGCGCGCGAACAACGCGGTGCGCGTGCTCAACGAGATCCAGCGCATTCCGGAGAACGGCATCCCCGACAAGCTGCTGGACGAAGGCAAGGCGATCATCGTCATTCCCGACACGCTCAAGGCGGGACTGGTGATCGGCGGTCGCCGCGGACACGGCCTGATGTCGGTGAAGAACCCCGATGGCAGCTGGTCGCAGCCGGTCTTCATCAAGCTCACCGGCGGCAGCATCGGCTTTCAGGCCGGCGTGCAATCCTCGGACGTGGTGCTGGTGTTCCGCAATGACCGCTCGCTGGACTCCATCGTCAACGGCAAGTTCACCCTCGGTGCCGACGCCGGCGTGGCCGCAGGCCCGGTCGGCCGCAATGCCAGTGCCGCCACCGATGGCCAGCTGAAGGCCGAAATCTGGTCGTGGTCGCGCGCGCGCGGCCTGTTCGCCGGCGTGGCGCTGGATGGCGCCGTGCTGCAGATCGACGACGACGCCAACACCTCTGTCTACGGCAGCGCCGCGACACCGCGCGCGATCTTCGAGAGCCGTGCCGGCCAGCCTTCCAGCGCCGTGGTCGGTTTCCGCGACCAGCTGGAAGAGGTCACCGAACTCGCCCGGGGCAATCGCGGCACCACGGGGGCCACGGCGCAGGTGGCTGCGCATGCGCCCGCACCGGTCACCGCGCCGGTCGTGGTGGAGGCTCCTGCGCAGACACAGGGATTCGAGCCGGTGCAGGACGGCGAAGTACGCACCGAACCGCTGGACGGCACCCCGTAA
- the tatA gene encoding Sec-independent protein translocase subunit TatA has translation MGGLSIWHWIIVLVVVLLVFGTKRLRNAGQDLGEAVKGFKKGMKDDDKPAGQLNDQSRTDESSAAKERDRDAN, from the coding sequence ATGGGCGGTTTGAGCATCTGGCATTGGATCATCGTGCTGGTGGTCGTGTTGCTCGTCTTCGGGACCAAGCGCCTGCGCAACGCCGGCCAGGACCTGGGCGAGGCGGTCAAGGGCTTCAAGAAGGGCATGAAGGACGACGACAAGCCGGCCGGCCAGTTGAACGACCAGTCGCGCACCGACGAGTCCAGCGCCGCCAAAGAGCGCGACCGCGACGCCAACTGA
- the tatB gene encoding Sec-independent protein translocase protein TatB, producing the protein MFDIGFSELLVIAIVALIVLGPERLPKAARFAGLWVRRARAQWYSVKDELERELAADELKRNLQDAKDAMRETEQRIRDSARETEQQFEEVRQAARDDAKALHNDVASAITPPALARPPAATEQADDAVDTPTGEATTDAPETGTTADLFPPKETR; encoded by the coding sequence ATGTTCGACATCGGTTTCAGTGAACTGCTGGTCATCGCCATCGTTGCGTTGATCGTGCTGGGTCCCGAGCGCCTGCCCAAGGCGGCGCGCTTCGCTGGCCTGTGGGTGCGCCGCGCGCGGGCGCAGTGGTACTCGGTGAAGGACGAGCTGGAACGCGAACTCGCCGCCGACGAACTGAAGCGCAACCTGCAGGACGCCAAGGACGCGATGCGCGAAACCGAACAACGCATCCGCGACAGCGCCCGGGAAACCGAGCAGCAGTTCGAGGAAGTGCGCCAGGCCGCACGCGACGACGCCAAGGCCTTGCACAATGACGTCGCGTCGGCGATCACGCCGCCCGCGCTGGCAAGGCCGCCCGCGGCGACCGAACAGGCCGACGACGCTGTCGACACGCCCACCGGCGAGGCCACCACCGACGCGCCCGAGACCGGCACCACGGCCGACCTGTTCCCGCCGAAGGAGACGCGATGA
- the tatC gene encoding twin-arginine translocase subunit TatC produces MNRESSNQEAESSLMEHLLELRTRLVRGLAGTGVILLALLPFVRQLYDHLAQPLISQLPAGQAAQMIASDPTSGFFAPIKLAFFTALFLSSPWLLYQAWSFVAPGLYKHEKRLAMPLLASAIVLFYAGCAFAYFLVLPSVFHALTVFTPDIVTLAPDPAKYLDFVMVIFLAFGVSFELPVALVIMVLLGWVTPQQLREGRGYAIVGVFVIAALITPPDVVSQLMLAIPMCLLYELGIVAASWLKPRPDSA; encoded by the coding sequence ATGAACCGCGAATCCTCGAACCAGGAAGCCGAAAGCAGCCTGATGGAGCATCTGCTGGAGCTGCGCACGCGGCTGGTGCGCGGACTGGCGGGTACCGGCGTCATCCTGCTGGCGCTGCTGCCCTTCGTGCGCCAGCTTTACGACCACCTGGCGCAACCGTTGATTTCCCAGCTGCCGGCCGGCCAGGCCGCACAGATGATCGCCAGCGACCCGACCTCGGGCTTCTTCGCGCCGATCAAGCTGGCTTTCTTCACTGCCCTCTTCCTGTCCTCGCCCTGGCTGCTGTACCAGGCGTGGAGCTTCGTCGCCCCGGGGCTGTACAAGCATGAGAAGCGATTGGCGATGCCGCTGCTGGCGTCGGCCATCGTGCTGTTCTATGCCGGCTGCGCGTTCGCGTATTTCCTGGTGCTTCCCAGCGTGTTCCACGCACTGACGGTGTTCACGCCGGACATCGTGACGCTGGCGCCGGACCCGGCGAAGTACCTGGACTTCGTGATGGTGATCTTCCTGGCCTTCGGCGTCAGCTTCGAGTTGCCGGTGGCGCTGGTGATCATGGTGCTGCTGGGCTGGGTGACGCCGCAGCAGCTGCGCGAAGGCCGTGGCTACGCCATCGTCGGCGTGTTCGTCATCGCCGCGCTGATCACACCGCCCGACGTGGTCTCGCAGCTGATGCTCGCCATCCCGATGTGCCTGCTGTACGAACTGGGCATCGTCGCGGCGAGCTGGTTGAAGCCGCGCCCCGATAGCGCTTGA
- a CDS encoding glutamine amidotransferase — protein sequence MRRYGGFPHWIRVAAGLEADETVVANVERGDVLPPREGFAGVIVSGSAAMVTDRADWSERSAEWLRDAAHEGLPLLGICYGHQLLAHALGGEVAYNPAGRESGTVHIDLHPQAQDDPLFGALPLKFTAHATHVQTVARPPEGATVLARSEQDDCHAFRWRDRAWGVQFHPEFATHHMRGYVHARADHLRSEGRCPGTIARGVTAAPQARKLLRRFVRHARGLHAR from the coding sequence ATGCGACGGTATGGCGGCTTCCCGCACTGGATCCGCGTGGCCGCCGGGCTGGAGGCGGACGAAACCGTGGTGGCGAACGTGGAGCGGGGCGACGTATTGCCGCCTCGCGAAGGCTTCGCCGGGGTCATCGTCAGCGGCTCCGCCGCGATGGTCACCGACCGCGCCGACTGGAGCGAACGCAGTGCGGAATGGCTGCGGGACGCGGCCCATGAAGGCCTGCCGCTGCTGGGCATCTGCTACGGCCACCAGCTGCTGGCGCACGCACTCGGCGGCGAAGTGGCCTACAACCCGGCCGGGCGCGAATCCGGCACGGTCCACATCGACCTGCATCCGCAGGCGCAGGATGATCCGCTGTTCGGCGCGCTGCCGCTGAAGTTCACTGCCCACGCCACCCATGTGCAGACCGTGGCGCGGCCGCCGGAGGGCGCCACCGTGCTGGCACGCTCCGAGCAGGACGATTGCCATGCGTTCCGCTGGCGCGACCGCGCCTGGGGCGTGCAGTTCCATCCCGAATTCGCCACCCACCACATGCGCGGTTACGTGCACGCCCGCGCCGACCACCTGCGCAGCGAAGGCCGTTGCCCGGGCACCATTGCCCGTGGCGTGACGGCGGCGCCGCAAGCCCGCAAACTATTGCGGCGGTTCGTCCGCCATGCGCGTGGCCTGCACGCGCGCTGA
- the glyQ gene encoding glycine--tRNA ligase subunit alpha: MTGQTISPATFQGLTFQNLIQTLNQYWADQGCVLIQPLDLEVGAGTFHPATFLRALGPEPWNAAYVQPSRRPTDGRYGENPNRLQRYYQYQVVMKPNPDNIQELYLGSLKALGIDPRVHDLRFVEDNWESPTLGAWGLGWEVWLNGMEVTQFTYFQQAGGLECRPVLGEITYGLERLCMYLQNCDNVYDLVWTVGPQGVVKYGDVYHQNEVEQSTYNFEHADVAELFHRFDACEKEALKLVEVGLPLPAYEQVCKASHSFNLLDARRAISVTERQRYILRVRKLAQAVAEAYYAQREKLGFPGLKRETE; this comes from the coding sequence ATGACCGGACAGACAATTTCACCGGCAACTTTCCAGGGCCTGACATTCCAGAACCTGATCCAGACGCTGAACCAGTACTGGGCCGACCAGGGCTGCGTGCTGATCCAGCCACTGGACCTGGAAGTGGGCGCCGGCACCTTCCACCCGGCCACCTTCCTGCGTGCGCTTGGGCCGGAGCCGTGGAATGCCGCCTATGTGCAGCCCAGCCGCCGGCCCACCGACGGCCGCTACGGCGAGAACCCCAACCGCCTGCAGCGCTACTACCAGTACCAGGTGGTGATGAAGCCCAACCCCGACAACATCCAGGAGCTTTACCTGGGGTCGCTGAAGGCGCTGGGCATCGATCCGCGCGTGCACGACCTGCGCTTCGTCGAGGACAACTGGGAATCGCCGACCCTCGGCGCCTGGGGCCTGGGTTGGGAAGTCTGGTTGAACGGCATGGAAGTCACCCAGTTCACCTACTTCCAGCAGGCCGGCGGCCTGGAATGCCGCCCGGTGCTGGGCGAGATCACCTACGGGCTGGAACGCCTGTGCATGTACCTGCAGAACTGCGACAACGTCTATGACCTGGTGTGGACGGTCGGCCCGCAGGGCGTGGTGAAGTACGGCGATGTGTACCACCAGAACGAAGTCGAACAGAGCACCTACAACTTCGAGCATGCCGACGTGGCCGAACTCTTCCACCGTTTCGACGCGTGCGAGAAGGAAGCGTTGAAGCTGGTCGAAGTGGGCCTGCCGCTGCCCGCCTACGAGCAGGTCTGCAAGGCCAGCCACAGCTTCAACCTGCTGGATGCGCGCCGCGCGATCTCCGTCACCGAACGCCAGCGCTACATCCTGCGCGTGCGCAAGCTGGCGCAGGCGGTGGCCGAGGCGTATTACGCGCAGCGGGAGAAGCTGGGGTTTCCGGGATTGAAGAGAGAAACCGAATAA
- the glyS gene encoding glycine--tRNA ligase subunit beta encodes MSEQKSLLVELGTEELPVKALPGLAQAFFDGVIAALEKRGIGFERGDAKPLYTPRRLAVLLPAVDVEQPEQKSEVLGPYLNIALDANGAPTKALEGFAAKAGIDWTALERTTGGKGERFVHRAVKPGAKTADLLADIVREALAGMPIPKPMRWGDHDYAFARPVHWLVLLLGKDVVEADVLGVKSDRMSRGHRFEHDKPVWIGNPGDYVDALRGARVLVDADARRARIVDEVQKAAAKAGGSARITDDNLEQVVCLTEWPAAVLCSFESAFLAVPQEALIETMEINQKFFPVLSDGGKLTEHFIGIVNIESQNVDEVRKGYERVIRPRFSDAKFFFDEDLKQGLASMGDGLKTVTYQAKLGSVADKVARVAALAETIASQVGADPAQARRAAELAKNDLQSRMVNEFPELQGIAGRHYALAAGEPKEIALAIDEAYQPRFAGDDIALSPLGKVLAIAERLDTLAGGFAAGLKPTGNKDPFALRRNALGLARTVIESAFDLDMKKMIYKAVERLPENVQPHADRNTETMGLDLFDFIIDRLRGYYADKGVPANHFNAVSALYGVGAEAPPTGQGMDVGGASAPTARLPGSLYDFDRRIDAIGTFAALPEADALAAANKRIGNILKKADIAIPHAIDRALLTDPAESALAEAVEAVIGETDEALHHHDYVTVLNHLARLRPQVDAFFDSVMVNADDPAVRANRLALLKRLADRFRAVAAIEHLSG; translated from the coding sequence ATGAGCGAACAAAAATCCCTGCTGGTCGAACTCGGCACCGAAGAGCTGCCGGTCAAGGCATTGCCCGGCCTGGCGCAGGCCTTCTTCGATGGCGTGATCGCGGCGCTGGAGAAGCGTGGCATCGGCTTCGAGCGCGGCGATGCGAAGCCGCTGTATACGCCGCGCCGCCTGGCCGTGCTGTTGCCTGCCGTGGATGTGGAGCAGCCGGAGCAGAAGTCGGAAGTGCTGGGCCCCTACCTCAACATCGCGCTGGACGCGAACGGTGCGCCGACCAAGGCGCTGGAAGGGTTCGCCGCCAAGGCCGGCATCGACTGGACCGCGCTGGAGCGCACCACCGGTGGCAAGGGCGAGCGTTTCGTCCACCGCGCGGTGAAGCCCGGCGCGAAGACCGCCGACCTGCTGGCCGACATCGTGCGCGAGGCGCTGGCCGGCATGCCGATCCCCAAGCCGATGCGCTGGGGCGACCACGACTACGCGTTCGCACGGCCGGTGCACTGGCTGGTGCTGCTGCTGGGCAAGGACGTGGTGGAAGCCGATGTGCTGGGCGTGAAATCCGACCGCATGAGCCGTGGCCATCGCTTCGAACATGACAAGCCGGTGTGGATCGGCAACCCCGGCGACTACGTCGACGCGCTGCGCGGCGCGCGCGTACTGGTCGATGCCGATGCCCGTCGTGCACGCATCGTCGATGAAGTGCAGAAGGCCGCCGCCAAGGCCGGCGGCAGCGCGCGCATCACCGACGACAACCTGGAACAGGTCGTCTGCCTGACCGAGTGGCCGGCGGCGGTGCTTTGCAGTTTCGAATCCGCGTTCCTGGCCGTGCCGCAGGAAGCGCTGATCGAGACGATGGAGATCAACCAGAAGTTCTTCCCGGTGCTGAGCGACGGCGGCAAGCTGACCGAGCATTTCATCGGCATCGTCAACATCGAATCGCAGAACGTCGACGAAGTACGCAAGGGCTACGAGCGCGTGATCCGTCCTCGCTTCAGCGATGCGAAGTTCTTCTTCGATGAAGACCTGAAGCAGGGTCTGGCGTCGATGGGCGATGGCCTGAAGACCGTCACCTACCAGGCCAAGCTGGGCAGCGTCGCCGACAAGGTCGCGCGCGTCGCGGCGCTGGCGGAAACCATTGCCTCGCAGGTCGGCGCCGATCCGGCACAGGCTCGCCGCGCCGCGGAACTGGCGAAGAACGACCTGCAGTCGCGCATGGTCAACGAGTTTCCGGAACTGCAGGGCATCGCGGGTCGTCACTACGCCCTCGCCGCCGGCGAGCCGAAGGAAATCGCACTGGCCATCGACGAGGCCTACCAGCCCCGCTTCGCCGGCGACGACATCGCACTGTCGCCGCTGGGCAAGGTGCTGGCGATTGCGGAACGGTTGGATACGTTGGCCGGTGGGTTTGCAGCTGGGTTGAAGCCAACCGGCAACAAGGATCCGTTTGCGTTGCGGCGGAATGCGCTGGGATTGGCGCGGACGGTGATCGAGAGTGCATTTGATCTCGACATGAAGAAAATGATCTACAAGGCGGTAGAGCGGCTGCCAGAGAATGTGCAGCCCCATGCCGATCGCAACACCGAAACAATGGGGCTGGACCTTTTCGACTTCATAATTGACCGACTGCGTGGCTATTACGCTGACAAGGGTGTGCCGGCCAATCATTTCAATGCAGTTTCGGCCTTGTATGGTGTCGGGGCTGAAGCCCCTCCTACAGGGCAGGGCATGGATGTAGGAGGGGCTTCAGCCCCGACCGCACGCTTGCCGGGCTCACTGTACGACTTCGACCGCCGCATCGACGCCATCGGCACGTTCGCGGCGCTGCCGGAAGCCGACGCGCTGGCCGCGGCGAACAAGCGCATCGGCAACATCCTGAAGAAGGCCGACATCGCCATCCCGCACGCGATCGACCGCGCGCTGCTGACTGATCCCGCGGAGAGCGCGCTTGCCGAAGCCGTGGAAGCCGTGATCGGTGAGACCGACGAGGCGCTGCACCACCACGACTACGTCACCGTGCTCAACCACCTCGCCCGCCTGCGCCCGCAGGTGGACGCGTTTTTCGACAGCGTGATGGTGAATGCGGACGACCCGGCCGTGCGCGCCAACCGCCTTGCGCTGCTGAAGCGCCTGGCCGACCGCTTCCGTGCGGTTGCGGCGATCGAGCATCTGTCGGGCTGA
- a CDS encoding autotransporter assembly complex family protein: protein MRRFARLATAVVLFAAMGNAGAAAIVDKVRIEGLDNELMIENVNTALSLNDSLGKRLGESRLEYLLGEAVAETREALEPFGYYSPTITVDAPRTEGANDERLTITLRVTLGEPVRVRGRDLSIEGEGGDDRYLKEDLDAFAPNVGEVFDHTTYEASKLTIVRRLADRGYFDADFTHRRVEVTRAEHAADIALGWVSGIRYDMGPTTFHQDKFDQGLLDKLVYWEEGSYFHQGKLDRLRESLVGLDYFSSIDIQANPDKAEDGRVPVDVNLELAKRDIYTAGVSYGTESGPGIRLGLDRRYVNSRGHKLSTHLDYAQKRKTLLTQYRIPAFKWLDGWYTVGVQASDEQTDYIDLRHVEFTGSRSGQVSEDWTAVASIHALRERWRYVEDDPVTGLPDTTVQYATFTYPSLRADYTNSPVGSNRPDQLAGSILLRGGVEGAGSDANFLQFHMRARWSQHYKTNSALIVRGEYGHTFTSSLVAMPPSLRFFAGGDRSIRGYAWREVGPRRGDYALGAKNVLTSSVEYEFYPKGGPYGGAVFVDTGSAFDGTRPDLSTGIGVGLRWRSPVGPVRLDLAHGLNDPDSSFQIYLNIGTDL from the coding sequence ATGCGTCGATTCGCCCGCCTCGCCACCGCCGTCGTCCTGTTCGCCGCCATGGGCAATGCCGGTGCCGCGGCCATCGTCGACAAGGTGCGGATCGAGGGGCTCGACAACGAACTGATGATCGAAAACGTCAACACCGCGCTGTCGCTCAACGACTCGCTCGGCAAGCGGCTGGGCGAGTCGCGTCTGGAATACCTGCTGGGTGAAGCCGTCGCCGAAACGCGCGAAGCGCTGGAGCCCTTCGGCTACTACTCGCCCACCATCACCGTGGATGCCCCGCGCACCGAAGGCGCCAACGACGAGCGACTCACCATCACCCTGCGGGTAACCCTCGGCGAACCCGTCCGCGTGCGCGGTCGCGACCTGTCCATCGAGGGCGAGGGCGGCGACGACCGCTACCTGAAGGAAGACCTGGACGCGTTCGCGCCGAACGTCGGCGAGGTCTTCGACCACACGACCTACGAAGCCAGCAAGCTGACCATCGTGCGGCGCCTGGCGGATCGCGGCTACTTCGATGCCGACTTCACCCACCGGCGGGTGGAAGTCACGCGCGCCGAGCACGCCGCCGACATCGCGCTGGGCTGGGTCAGCGGCATCCGCTACGACATGGGCCCGACCACCTTCCACCAGGACAAGTTCGACCAGGGGTTGCTGGACAAGCTGGTGTACTGGGAAGAAGGCAGCTATTTCCACCAGGGCAAACTGGATCGCCTGCGCGAATCGCTGGTCGGCCTGGACTATTTTTCCAGCATCGACATCCAGGCCAATCCGGACAAGGCCGAGGATGGCCGCGTACCGGTGGACGTGAACCTGGAGCTGGCCAAGCGCGACATCTACACCGCCGGCGTCAGCTACGGCACCGAGAGCGGCCCCGGTATCCGGCTGGGCCTGGACCGTCGTTACGTGAATTCGCGCGGCCACAAATTGTCCACGCACCTGGATTACGCACAGAAGCGCAAGACGCTGCTGACGCAGTACCGCATTCCCGCCTTCAAGTGGCTGGACGGCTGGTACACCGTCGGCGTGCAGGCCAGCGACGAGCAGACCGACTACATCGACCTGCGCCATGTCGAGTTCACCGGCAGCCGCAGCGGCCAGGTCAGCGAGGACTGGACGGCGGTGGCGTCGATCCACGCGCTGCGCGAGCGCTGGCGCTATGTCGAAGACGACCCGGTCACCGGCCTGCCGGACACCACCGTGCAGTACGCCACCTTCACCTACCCGTCGCTGCGCGCGGACTACACCAACTCGCCGGTCGGCTCGAACCGCCCCGACCAGCTGGCCGGGTCCATCCTGCTGCGCGGCGGCGTGGAAGGCGCGGGCTCTGACGCCAACTTCCTGCAGTTCCACATGCGCGCGCGCTGGTCGCAGCACTACAAGACCAACAGCGCGCTGATCGTGCGCGGCGAGTACGGCCACACCTTCACCAGCTCGCTCGTCGCCATGCCCCCGTCGCTGCGTTTCTTCGCGGGCGGTGACCGCAGCATCCGCGGTTATGCCTGGCGCGAAGTCGGTCCGCGCCGCGGCGACTACGCGCTGGGGGCGAAGAACGTGCTCACCAGCAGCGTGGAGTACGAGTTCTATCCGAAGGGCGGCCCGTACGGTGGCGCAGTATTCGTGGACACCGGCAGCGCCTTCGACGGCACCCGTCCCGACCTGAGCACCGGCATCGGCGTGGGCCTGCGCTGGCGTTCGCCGGTGGGGCCGGTGCGGCTGGACCTGGCGCACGGCCTGAATGACCCGGATTCCAGCTTCCAGATCTACCTCAACATCGGGACGGATCTGTGA